A stretch of the Streptomyces sp. NBC_01428 genome encodes the following:
- the brxD gene encoding BREX system ATP-binding protein BrxD — protein MNTPVGPQAPDISPARARDVVDALRRGTVPQQGLGLFAVGLDRFADSLDDDLATVARGGSAFHALRGEYGSGKTFFARWLAERAKRRGMAVSEVQISETETPLHRLETVYRRLTERLTTSTHPPSALRAVIDSWFYTLEEEVLDSGDVDENDEAGLARAVDELLELRLTDVARTTPAFSAALRGYREAVAAGDSAHAEALIAWLGGQKSVAASAKRAAGVRGDLDHFAALGFLQGLLTVLRDCGHPGLLLVLDEVETLQRVRGDVREKSLNALRQLLDEIDAGRFPGLFLVITGTPAFYEGQQGVQRLAPLAQRLATDFTTDPRFDSPRAVQLRLPGFDLASLGRLGRNVRGVYQATAKNPDRIAALADDTYLDDLARAVTGSLGGKAGIAPRLYLRKLVADVLDRIDTFDDFDPRVHYTLTVNASELDEVERNAAANAGDVELELP, from the coding sequence GTGAACACCCCGGTCGGCCCCCAAGCCCCCGACATCAGTCCCGCCCGCGCCCGGGACGTCGTCGACGCGCTGCGCCGCGGCACCGTGCCGCAGCAGGGGCTCGGACTGTTCGCCGTCGGCCTGGACCGGTTCGCCGACTCCCTCGACGACGACCTGGCCACCGTCGCCCGCGGTGGCTCCGCCTTCCACGCGCTGCGCGGCGAGTACGGCTCCGGCAAGACGTTCTTCGCCCGCTGGCTGGCCGAGCGGGCGAAGCGCCGCGGCATGGCCGTCAGCGAAGTGCAGATCTCCGAGACGGAGACCCCGCTGCACCGCCTGGAGACCGTCTACCGGCGGCTCACGGAACGGCTGACGACGTCCACGCATCCGCCCTCCGCGCTGCGTGCCGTGATCGACTCCTGGTTCTACACGCTGGAGGAGGAAGTCCTCGACTCGGGAGACGTCGACGAGAACGACGAGGCCGGACTCGCCCGAGCCGTGGACGAACTCCTGGAGCTGCGGCTCACGGACGTGGCCCGTACGACCCCGGCCTTCTCCGCCGCGCTGCGCGGCTACCGCGAGGCGGTGGCCGCCGGTGACTCCGCCCATGCCGAGGCGCTGATCGCGTGGCTCGGCGGACAGAAGTCCGTGGCGGCGTCTGCCAAGCGCGCCGCCGGAGTACGTGGCGACCTCGACCACTTCGCGGCACTCGGATTCCTCCAGGGGCTGCTGACCGTGCTGCGCGACTGCGGGCACCCCGGGCTGCTGCTGGTTCTGGACGAGGTCGAGACACTCCAGCGGGTGCGCGGCGACGTACGGGAGAAGTCCCTGAACGCGCTGCGCCAGCTCCTCGACGAGATCGACGCCGGGAGGTTCCCCGGCCTGTTCCTCGTCATCACCGGAACCCCCGCCTTCTACGAGGGTCAGCAGGGTGTACAACGTCTGGCACCGCTCGCGCAGCGGCTGGCCACGGACTTCACGACCGACCCGCGCTTCGACTCCCCGCGCGCGGTCCAACTGCGGCTTCCCGGCTTCGACCTGGCATCCCTCGGCCGTCTGGGCCGCAACGTGCGCGGTGTGTACCAGGCCACGGCCAAGAACCCCGACCGGATCGCCGCCCTTGCCGACGACACCTACCTCGACGACCTGGCTCGGGCGGTCACCGGTTCGCTCGGCGGCAAGGCGGGCATCGCTCCCCGGCTGTATCTGCGGAAACTGGTGGCCGACGTCCTCGACCGGATCGACACGTTCGACGACTTCGACCCCCGCGTCCACTACACGCTCACGGTGAACGCCTCGGAACTCGACGAGGTCGAGCGCAACGCAGCCGCGAACGCCGGTGACGTGGAGCTGGAGCTGCCGTGA
- the pglZ gene encoding BREX-2 system phosphatase PglZ — translation MAAARPAAGRRAIEVLLEAELPYAEGRRLVLVDAVWAGGDTDREFTVQVEGTARRVHVTDQDSPLGIADAWRRHSTDTDPGGDSVLVVTGKVPADQLGWDLRGHAVRRRPLAVERADIVRQLFGTGDLDTRMVRETWLLDALLEAEPTGGWPRAGSVLTRDRAVRALLAARTGLGNTNEDSLDLDADTLFDWSRTSTGPRRFAELAEQERSGLTAWLAEVTGPAAPTLLALAADGRGTDALPLGALASAALGCPSAADAGFALGTLFGRALGSFDALAPYATAATGVLTRWIAQAEAGGSAGSEARARVLTVLERADQLAETARLTGLLSGDRLLPSGYRTRLRTLASALDGRPGPAQAALRDLADHQLDKLLADSTERAHTAVRLLRWLDSPQFAPESVGKGVRHHIESTGWVDLATGILAEGDASRDSEIGEAYHRLIGRVRERRRELDEQFAATLATWTEAASQQAPHGALLIEDVLAEAAAPLARDGGRPLVLVLDGMSADVAVELAAGLDRRFWTEVVPATPAGSRSGRLAAVAMLPTLTKISRTSLLSGTPAEGGQDVERAGFTSFWKKRRREAVLFHKGGYEGTAGHRLAPELLGALADEKTIVGVIVNTIDDALGDGRENGRARWRIGDIAKLADLLGAALGAGRPVLLVSDHGHILDRSPRETGPTVADGAQGARWRTGPAQPGEVELAGPRVRAAGGRITAAWRDDLRYTARQAGYHGGASLAEVTVPVLAFVPSGSEIPTGWTALPAEDTAPQWWRGGAETAEPQEAASTPRGKGNRKPPPQSEGLFPQKGHGTLGEQTVRSKPYETQREFVRNAPNNAAVAAALDALLAAGGKLSPAAVASAAQAATGKSERNPQRFVTMLERLLNIDGYPVLQLVESGRTVHLDRELLRQQFPEGAPS, via the coding sequence ATGGCGGCGGCCCGGCCCGCCGCCGGACGGCGTGCCATCGAGGTGCTGCTGGAGGCCGAACTGCCGTACGCCGAAGGGCGGCGGCTCGTGCTGGTCGACGCGGTGTGGGCGGGCGGCGACACGGATCGCGAATTCACCGTGCAGGTGGAGGGCACCGCCCGTCGCGTGCACGTCACCGATCAGGACTCGCCGCTCGGCATCGCCGACGCCTGGCGGCGCCACAGCACCGACACCGACCCTGGCGGTGACAGCGTCCTCGTCGTCACCGGCAAGGTCCCGGCCGACCAGCTCGGCTGGGACCTGCGCGGACACGCCGTACGCCGTCGGCCGCTGGCCGTCGAACGGGCCGACATCGTCAGGCAGTTGTTCGGAACCGGCGATCTGGACACCCGGATGGTGCGCGAGACCTGGTTGCTGGACGCACTCCTGGAGGCCGAACCCACCGGCGGCTGGCCCAGGGCAGGCTCCGTTCTCACCCGTGACCGGGCGGTGCGGGCGCTGCTCGCCGCCCGCACCGGTCTCGGCAACACCAATGAGGACTCGCTGGACCTCGACGCCGACACCCTGTTCGACTGGAGCCGTACCTCGACCGGTCCGCGGCGCTTCGCCGAACTGGCCGAACAGGAGAGGTCCGGCCTCACCGCCTGGCTGGCCGAAGTGACCGGTCCCGCCGCACCCACGCTGCTGGCGCTGGCCGCGGACGGCCGCGGCACCGACGCGCTGCCGCTCGGCGCACTCGCCTCGGCCGCCCTCGGCTGCCCGTCCGCCGCCGACGCCGGCTTCGCGCTCGGCACGCTCTTCGGCCGGGCCCTCGGCTCGTTCGACGCACTCGCCCCGTACGCGACGGCCGCCACCGGTGTCCTCACCCGGTGGATCGCGCAGGCCGAAGCGGGCGGGAGCGCGGGCTCGGAGGCCCGTGCCCGCGTCCTGACCGTGCTGGAACGCGCCGACCAGCTCGCCGAGACCGCGCGCCTGACCGGACTGCTCTCCGGGGACCGGCTGCTGCCCTCCGGGTACCGGACACGGCTGCGAACTCTCGCCTCCGCGCTCGACGGCCGGCCCGGTCCCGCGCAGGCCGCGCTGCGCGACCTCGCCGACCACCAGCTCGACAAGCTGCTCGCGGACTCCACCGAACGCGCCCACACCGCCGTACGCCTGCTGCGCTGGCTGGACTCCCCGCAGTTCGCCCCGGAGTCGGTCGGCAAGGGCGTACGCCACCACATCGAATCCACCGGCTGGGTGGACCTGGCGACCGGGATCCTCGCCGAGGGCGACGCCTCGCGCGACAGCGAGATCGGGGAGGCCTACCACCGGCTGATCGGCCGGGTACGGGAGCGGCGCCGAGAGCTCGACGAGCAGTTCGCGGCGACCCTGGCCACCTGGACGGAGGCAGCGTCCCAGCAGGCGCCGCACGGTGCTCTGCTCATCGAGGATGTGCTTGCCGAGGCCGCCGCGCCGCTCGCCCGGGACGGCGGCCGACCGCTCGTCCTAGTCCTCGACGGGATGAGTGCCGACGTGGCCGTCGAACTGGCCGCCGGACTCGACCGGCGCTTTTGGACCGAGGTCGTCCCCGCCACACCGGCGGGCAGTCGTTCCGGCCGGCTCGCCGCCGTCGCCATGCTGCCCACCCTCACCAAGATCAGTCGGACCTCGCTGCTGAGCGGAACCCCTGCCGAGGGCGGGCAGGACGTGGAGCGCGCCGGATTCACGTCCTTCTGGAAGAAGCGACGCCGCGAGGCGGTGCTCTTCCACAAGGGCGGCTACGAGGGGACAGCCGGACACCGGCTCGCACCCGAGCTGCTCGGCGCGCTCGCCGACGAGAAGACGATCGTCGGCGTGATCGTCAACACCATCGACGACGCGCTCGGCGACGGACGCGAGAACGGGCGCGCCCGCTGGCGCATAGGGGACATCGCGAAGCTGGCCGACCTGCTGGGCGCCGCTCTCGGCGCGGGCCGGCCGGTCCTGCTCGTCTCGGACCACGGTCACATCCTGGACCGCAGCCCGCGCGAGACCGGTCCCACCGTGGCGGACGGCGCCCAGGGCGCCCGCTGGCGCACCGGGCCTGCCCAGCCCGGTGAGGTGGAACTCGCCGGACCGCGGGTCCGGGCCGCGGGCGGACGGATCACCGCCGCCTGGCGCGACGACCTGCGATACACCGCCCGTCAGGCCGGGTACCACGGCGGTGCCTCGCTGGCCGAGGTCACCGTGCCTGTCCTGGCGTTCGTTCCGTCGGGGAGTGAGATCCCCACCGGATGGACAGCACTGCCCGCAGAGGACACCGCTCCCCAGTGGTGGCGCGGGGGTGCCGAGACGGCGGAACCGCAGGAGGCCGCTTCGACACCTCGTGGCAAGGGCAACCGCAAACCACCGCCTCAGTCCGAGGGGCTGTTCCCGCAGAAGGGACACGGCACGCTCGGCGAGCAGACGGTGCGCAGCAAGCCATACGAGACGCAGCGCGAATTCGTGCGGAACGCACCGAACAACGCGGCAGTGGCCGCCGCGCTCGACGCGCTGCTCGCGGCCGGCGGCAAGCTCTCACCGGCCGCTGTGGCCTCGGCCGCCCAGGCCGCCACCGGCAAGTCGGAGCGCAACCCCCAGCGGTTCGTCACCATGCTCGAACGGCTGCTCAACATCGACGGCTATCCCGTTCTCCAACTGGTGGAGTCCGGACGCACCGTCCATCTCGACAGGGAGCTCCTGCGGCAGCAGTTCCCGGAAGGCGCCCCCTCGTGA